The Candidatus Thermoplasmatota archaeon genome contains the following window.
GAGCAAGACGAAGCAGACCATAGTCAAATGTTGAACGAAGAACAGTTGCGAGAAAAGGACGTTCTTTCTCAACAGAAACGTGATATCGAAGTGATGCTGAATAAACACTCCCGCCATACGAGTAAGAATCAATCAACCCCCTGTTCTTGTATATACGGAAATTCTTCAAGAACCTTTATCGTTAATCCACCGCCACAGGGTTTATCACGGGGAAACCTTCTTTTATCAATAATAAGTACAGAAATTCCGTTTTCCGCGAGAAATTTCGCAGCTGTTGAGCCAGCAGGACCAGCACCAACAATAACCACGTCATACATAGAT
Protein-coding sequences here:
- a CDS encoding FAD-dependent oxidoreductase, which translates into the protein MYDVVIVGAGPAGSTAAKFLAENGISVLIIDKRRFPRDKPCGGGLTIKVLEEFPYIQEQGVD